From a region of the Terriglobia bacterium genome:
- a CDS encoding type II secretion system protein, with protein MNKRNGFSLLELLLVVAIILIIATIAIPSLLRSRQSANETHAVANMRTLNTAEVQYLSNSQGQYGNIVSLVSAGLLDLQYSQPTSGYIFNVQVTPDNLNYTATATAAGYNGGRYDYYSGPDYVVRFSTDPSRAPTGYSGAPVQ; from the coding sequence ATGAATAAAAGAAACGGCTTCTCTTTACTTGAACTGCTGCTCGTGGTTGCGATCATCCTGATCATTGCAACGATCGCCATCCCATCGTTGCTTCGTTCGCGGCAGAGTGCCAATGAAACCCATGCGGTTGCGAATATGAGAACGCTCAATACCGCGGAAGTTCAATATCTCTCGAACAGCCAGGGCCAGTACGGCAATATCGTGTCGTTGGTCTCGGCCGGCCTGCTGGATCTGCAGTACTCACAGCCGACATCGGGATATATCTTCAATGTTCAGGTCACGCCGGACAATTTGAATTACACGGCGACCGCTACCGCCGCCGGCTACAATGGCGGCCGCTACGACTATTACAGTGGCCCCGACTACGTCGTCCGATTCTCGACGGATCCCTCGCGCGCGCCCACGGGATACTCGGGTGCGCCCGTCCAATAG
- a CDS encoding tetratricopeptide repeat protein, whose protein sequence is MRPSNSWITPGRALVVCAVLVAVCYANSIPNAFILDDVLIVAANERIRHIDPFHLLIQSYWGDLTHAGIYRPLTIFTFSLEYPIWHVWAPGFRLVNLMIHTLNGWLVFLLVNGLLESPLAALGSAAVYVIHPMQTEAVVSIVGRSELLAAAFFFTAWLAFRKGRTGWSALAYVLAALSKESAITFPAIAMLDMALHEGGVKKVIAAWKRFAVLAAAGAGYLALRFYALGGLGIPTSGQYLDGKFTLSQRWITSGRVFLQYLRLLFMPVQIPSDYDFNSIPVAGFRDWDAWLGLVLVAGLIVLALRLAKTKPAVSLGILFFFITLLPVSNWIMPIALLMAERFLYTPAFGFALLAGIGWASIPRAEVRYIAATGIVGIAVILCIGHNYVWRNTLTFHENAVRLVPQNARARLGYGFALMRVDKAAEAKEQFEAGLKIKPGSAPLLAGLASATLRIDGRCDRVRPLLVQALRAEPGQWQSLWVLGDCFSMEDKTEQAEHSYRLAIQNSDHPDAKLLFSWGHTLEAIGRIPAAISAYQRAALIDPTDPGIKMKLSQMGAAN, encoded by the coding sequence GTGCGCCCGTCCAATAGCTGGATCACACCAGGACGTGCGCTGGTCGTCTGCGCCGTCCTGGTTGCTGTTTGCTATGCCAATTCAATCCCCAATGCCTTCATTCTCGACGACGTTCTGATTGTCGCAGCCAACGAGCGCATCCGGCATATCGATCCATTCCATTTGCTGATTCAATCGTATTGGGGAGATCTCACCCACGCCGGGATTTACCGGCCGCTGACCATCTTTACTTTCTCGTTGGAATATCCGATCTGGCATGTATGGGCTCCAGGTTTCCGCCTCGTGAATCTGATGATTCACACCCTCAACGGCTGGCTCGTGTTTCTTCTCGTGAATGGTTTGCTGGAGTCGCCGTTAGCGGCGCTGGGTTCAGCCGCCGTATACGTTATTCATCCAATGCAGACGGAGGCCGTGGTCAGCATCGTCGGAAGAAGTGAACTTCTGGCCGCCGCATTCTTCTTCACCGCATGGCTCGCATTCCGGAAAGGCCGGACCGGCTGGTCCGCACTGGCGTATGTCCTGGCAGCGCTCTCGAAAGAGAGCGCCATCACATTCCCTGCGATCGCAATGCTCGATATGGCCTTACATGAAGGAGGAGTCAAAAAGGTCATTGCGGCATGGAAGCGATTTGCAGTCCTGGCTGCAGCCGGCGCGGGGTATCTTGCTTTGCGTTTTTACGCTTTGGGCGGCCTGGGAATTCCCACGAGCGGGCAGTATCTCGACGGCAAATTCACTTTGTCCCAGCGCTGGATTACATCCGGCCGCGTCTTCCTTCAGTATCTCCGGCTGCTGTTCATGCCGGTGCAGATTCCGAGCGACTACGATTTCAATTCGATTCCTGTGGCCGGCTTTAGAGATTGGGATGCATGGCTCGGTCTGGTTCTGGTTGCCGGACTGATCGTCCTGGCCCTCCGGCTGGCGAAAACGAAGCCGGCAGTCAGCCTGGGAATATTGTTTTTCTTTATCACGCTGCTTCCGGTTTCGAACTGGATCATGCCGATCGCCCTGCTGATGGCGGAGCGGTTTCTCTACACTCCTGCATTCGGATTCGCGCTGCTCGCCGGAATTGGCTGGGCTTCGATTCCGCGTGCCGAAGTCCGCTACATCGCCGCAACCGGGATCGTCGGCATCGCTGTCATCCTGTGCATAGGACACAATTACGTCTGGCGGAACACTCTGACGTTTCATGAAAACGCAGTACGCCTCGTTCCTCAGAATGCCCGGGCCCGCCTGGGATACGGCTTCGCCCTTATGCGAGTGGACAAAGCAGCGGAGGCGAAAGAGCAATTCGAGGCCGGTTTGAAAATCAAGCCGGGAAGCGCACCTCTGCTGGCGGGGTTGGCAAGCGCGACACTCCGCATCGATGGCCGGTGCGATCGCGTCCGCCCCTTGCTCGTGCAAGCTCTCAGGGCAGAGCCGGGACAATGGCAAAGCCTCTGGGTCCTGGGGGACTGTTTTTCAATGGAAGACAAAACGGAACAGGCGGAGCACAGCTACCGCCTGGCAATCCAGAATTCCGACCATCCGGATGCGAAGCTGCTGTTTTCGTGGGGGCATACGCTCGAAGCGATCGGCAGAATTCCGGCGGCGATTTCGGCTTACCAGCGGGCTGCGCTTATTGATCCAACCGACCCGGGAATCAAGATGAAGCTGAGCCAGATGGGGGCAGCCAACTAA
- a CDS encoding tetratricopeptide repeat protein: MPNDLIFDDAPLVASNPAIRSITPVKFLKSPYWAQQQYEGIYRPFTVFSLSVDYAIWQRWAPGFRLTNLALHAVNGFLVFLLCTSLTGNGIIPVAAMLIYIVHPVHTEAVTSIVGRGDLFSACFLLAAWLLFRKGKPVWSALLFAFALLSKENAIVLPAILVLDLWLAGGFDRDSRTKSIWRLLVYVPIAAAYLLLRFSVLGALGIPHGAQYMAGRLTYFERLLTAGRVFINYLILIFFPVNVAGDYDYNAIPIAHASSWDAWLGLLLIVAIGLWALWYRRRNRIVSLGVLFAFVVFLPASNWIVPISVLMAERFLYLPLIGISIALAFAYNAIANARQRQLVAAGGLLIAIVLCNGHDYIRRNDFTFFANMVRVVPDSAKARLGYGFALIKERRVDDAGTQLEAGLRIIPDYPELLSTLALTRIHDNNCDQAWPLLKRALQVDPGHADTRRRMGDCYMMEGKMKEAEAMYRMAIDSIPYPDATLYFNWARTLEETGQKQSAAAAYQRAAIVDPENQGIQAKLRELRHEE; the protein is encoded by the coding sequence TTGCCGAACGATCTTATCTTCGATGACGCGCCACTGGTTGCGTCTAATCCTGCGATTCGTTCCATTACGCCCGTCAAATTCCTCAAATCGCCGTACTGGGCGCAGCAGCAGTATGAGGGGATTTACCGGCCGTTCACTGTTTTTTCGCTTTCAGTCGATTACGCGATCTGGCAACGATGGGCGCCGGGATTCCGCCTGACGAATCTGGCGCTCCATGCCGTCAATGGGTTTCTGGTTTTTCTGCTGTGCACGAGCCTTACAGGCAACGGCATCATCCCGGTAGCGGCCATGCTGATCTACATCGTTCATCCGGTCCACACCGAAGCGGTGACCAGCATTGTCGGCCGAGGCGACCTCTTTTCCGCCTGCTTTCTGCTCGCCGCGTGGCTGCTGTTTCGTAAAGGCAAACCCGTCTGGTCGGCGCTTCTGTTCGCATTCGCTCTTTTGTCGAAAGAAAATGCAATCGTTCTGCCCGCAATCCTCGTGCTCGACCTGTGGCTCGCTGGAGGTTTCGATCGCGATTCCCGCACAAAATCGATATGGCGGCTGTTGGTCTATGTTCCCATTGCCGCAGCCTATCTTTTATTGCGTTTTTCGGTCCTCGGCGCCCTGGGCATTCCTCACGGAGCGCAATACATGGCCGGCCGGCTGACTTATTTTGAACGACTTCTGACCGCCGGTCGCGTTTTCATCAATTATCTGATTCTCATTTTCTTTCCGGTCAATGTTGCGGGGGATTATGACTACAACGCGATTCCAATCGCTCATGCGTCGAGTTGGGATGCCTGGCTCGGCCTGCTGCTCATCGTTGCGATCGGACTATGGGCGCTGTGGTACCGGCGCCGAAACCGGATCGTCAGCCTCGGCGTTCTGTTCGCATTTGTGGTTTTTCTGCCGGCCTCGAACTGGATTGTTCCCATCAGTGTGCTGATGGCGGAACGGTTTTTATACCTTCCGCTCATCGGCATATCGATTGCGCTTGCGTTCGCCTATAACGCCATCGCAAACGCCCGGCAAAGGCAGCTGGTGGCTGCCGGCGGCCTGCTGATTGCGATCGTTCTTTGTAACGGGCACGACTATATTCGCCGGAACGACTTCACCTTCTTCGCGAATATGGTTCGAGTTGTTCCGGACAGCGCCAAGGCGAGACTGGGTTATGGATTCGCTCTGATTAAGGAACGGCGGGTTGACGACGCAGGCACGCAACTCGAAGCAGGGCTCCGGATTATCCCGGATTATCCGGAACTGCTGAGCACGCTGGCGCTGACCAGGATCCACGACAACAACTGCGATCAGGCTTGGCCCCTGCTGAAACGGGCGCTTCAGGTCGATCCCGGACACGCCGATACCCGCCGCCGCATGGGCGATTGCTACATGATGGAAGGGAAGATGAAAGAGGCTGAAGCCATGTATCGCATGGCTATCGACTCCATACCCTATCCCGATGCAACACTGTACTTCAATTGGGCCCGCACCCTCGAGGAGACGGGCCAGAAACAGTCCGCCGCCGCCGCTTACCAGCGCGCGGCGATCGTAGACCCGGAAAACCAGGGTATCCAGGCGAAACTTCGGGAACTCCGTCATGAGGAATGA
- a CDS encoding prepilin-type N-terminal cleavage/methylation domain-containing protein — protein sequence MKSNRGFSLLELLIVVAIILIIATIAIPSLLRSRQAAQESSAVAQVRTINTAEVTYLSSNQGAYGNVISLVSQGLLDTRFTGSVSGYNFTVSASGTDYTVGAAPTSANAGRFAYYSLPDAVIRYSTATSGCGGPNGNCFPTGQSGAPVG from the coding sequence ATGAAGAGTAATCGCGGGTTTTCGTTGTTGGAATTGTTGATCGTGGTGGCCATCATTCTGATCATTGCGACCATCGCAATCCCCAGTTTGCTGCGGTCGCGCCAAGCGGCACAGGAATCATCGGCCGTCGCACAGGTTCGAACCATTAACACGGCTGAAGTAACCTACCTGTCGTCGAATCAGGGCGCTTACGGTAATGTGATATCGCTGGTTTCCCAGGGTCTTCTGGACACCCGGTTCACGGGTTCGGTTTCGGGATACAACTTCACCGTATCCGCCTCGGGCACGGACTACACTGTTGGGGCAGCGCCGACATCGGCGAACGCCGGCCGGTTTGCCTACTATAGTTTGCCGGATGCAGTCATCCGCTACTCCACTGCTACGAGCGGTTGCGGCGGCCCCAATGGCAACTGTTTCCCGACGGGTCAGTCCGGAGCGCCGGTTGGCTAG
- a CDS encoding AAA family ATPase, producing MYEEFYGLREPPFSLTPDPRFFFRSESHIRAYELLRYGLHRGEGFIVVYGDIGTGKTTLCRAVLENLPHTVISQAELDKNPRISKDDLIAHLNTFLLSLVSVGRRALLIIDEAQNIPVATLEQIRILSNLETHQQKLLQMASPRRFFTTEPFGLSIVTRTGRPD from the coding sequence GTGTACGAAGAATTCTACGGCCTTCGTGAACCTCCTTTCAGCCTGACGCCCGATCCGCGATTTTTTTTCAGGAGCGAATCGCACATCCGTGCATATGAACTGCTTCGGTATGGACTGCATCGCGGCGAAGGGTTCATCGTTGTCTACGGTGACATCGGAACCGGCAAGACGACCTTGTGCCGGGCTGTTCTCGAAAACCTGCCGCATACGGTGATTTCCCAGGCGGAACTGGACAAGAATCCAAGAATTTCCAAGGACGACCTGATTGCGCACCTGAACACCTTTCTCCTATCGCTGGTGTCGGTCGGCCGCCGGGCACTCCTGATCATCGATGAGGCGCAGAACATTCCAGTGGCGACACTGGAGCAGATCCGGATTCTTTCCAATCTTGAAACGCATCAGCAAAAGCTGCTGCAGATGGCCAGCCCGCGTCGATTTTTCACGACAGAGCCCT
- a CDS encoding glycosyltransferase family 39 protein has protein sequence MINDKKKALRLLSVPALVLLIIAFCLQALLALPRLSATSDEPIHLSAGYSYWQTRDFRLNPEHPPLAKLIAALPLLIIHPAFDTSHDDWKAPVQEIFGFNFLYSNDADRLLFWSRTAMVLLAAAGIIVTFLWARDLFGIPAGLFAAAMYSFSPNLLAHGMLVTTDVPLAVFAVLAFYLFWKGSEVRSWRMDIATGLALGAAMGSKFSGAFLPVLIVIFCLARDRRTALRRLALIAIASLAVIQAIYLFSGSPLLYFRNASLVNANHVQHYPVYLFGQLKPGGWWYYFLAAFLVKATVPTLIAIIFAVLHLVSKRFVSSWGEMILLAVICFYTALISMAADQIGLRYLIPIFPFVFIWTSRIVPWILSMRGGAIVIGALLAWQVFAAVRAFPNYIPYFNELAGGAAQGPWLLDDSNVDWGQGVKQAAQYVRDHHITNLRMHTFSPIDNPQYYGLPPDIPLPESFRLLVAQRPAPGVYIVSAHYVARMRGVSREWQTYTPVDRIGDSLWVYAF, from the coding sequence ATGATCAACGACAAAAAGAAAGCCCTGCGGTTGCTGAGCGTCCCCGCACTTGTCCTGTTGATCATTGCTTTCTGCCTCCAGGCATTACTTGCCCTTCCCAGACTGTCTGCCACCAGCGACGAACCCATCCACCTCTCGGCCGGATACAGTTACTGGCAGACGCGCGATTTCAGGTTGAATCCCGAACATCCGCCGCTGGCAAAATTGATTGCCGCGCTCCCGCTCCTGATCATTCATCCCGCTTTCGACACCAGCCATGACGACTGGAAAGCGCCGGTGCAGGAGATTTTCGGATTTAACTTTCTCTACAGCAACGACGCCGACCGCCTGCTGTTCTGGAGCCGTACAGCGATGGTGCTGCTGGCGGCGGCCGGCATCATTGTGACGTTCCTGTGGGCGCGTGATCTGTTCGGCATCCCGGCCGGCCTCTTTGCCGCGGCCATGTACAGCTTCTCCCCGAATCTGCTGGCCCATGGAATGCTCGTCACGACCGATGTGCCTCTGGCGGTTTTCGCGGTGCTGGCGTTCTATCTTTTCTGGAAAGGCAGTGAAGTCCGTTCGTGGCGTATGGACATAGCCACCGGCCTGGCTTTGGGCGCTGCCATGGGAAGCAAGTTTTCGGGAGCTTTTCTGCCGGTGCTGATCGTGATTTTCTGTCTCGCGCGCGACCGCCGCACGGCACTGCGGCGGCTTGCCTTGATCGCGATAGCCTCGCTTGCCGTGATTCAAGCGATCTATCTGTTTTCGGGTTCCCCGCTGCTCTATTTCAGGAATGCTTCTCTGGTAAATGCAAACCACGTTCAGCACTACCCGGTTTATCTGTTCGGCCAACTGAAGCCGGGAGGCTGGTGGTACTACTTTCTGGCCGCATTTCTGGTGAAGGCCACAGTGCCGACGCTGATCGCCATTATTTTCGCGGTGCTGCACCTCGTGTCGAAGCGCTTCGTCTCGAGTTGGGGAGAAATGATACTGCTGGCTGTCATTTGCTTTTATACGGCATTGATTTCGATGGCTGCCGACCAGATCGGACTGCGCTATTTGATTCCCATATTTCCGTTCGTCTTCATCTGGACAAGCAGGATCGTTCCCTGGATTTTGTCGATGCGGGGCGGTGCGATAGTCATAGGGGCGTTGCTCGCATGGCAGGTGTTCGCGGCCGTCCGGGCGTTTCCAAACTACATTCCCTATTTCAATGAGCTCGCAGGAGGTGCTGCGCAAGGGCCGTGGTTGCTGGACGATTCGAATGTGGATTGGGGCCAGGGCGTGAAACAGGCCGCGCAATACGTGCGGGACCATCACATAACGAACCTCCGGATGCACACGTTTTCGCCGATCGACAACCCGCAGTACTACGGCCTCCCGCCGGACATTCCATTGCCGGAATCGTTCCGTCTCCTGGTGGCTCAAAGGCCCGCCCCTGGCGTCTATATCGTCAGCGCGCATTATGTTGCGAGAATGAGAGGCGTAAGCCGCGAGTGGCAGACGTACACGCCGGTTGACCGCATTGGCGATTCGTTGTGGGTCTATGCATTTTAG